The genome window GCTGGTAAATCTTACTCTGACGTAAGGGTGTAGGCAAGCGGCGTGAGTTGCGGCCGGGGAGCTCATCGCGTTCCCATGCGCCGCGCGAGCGATACCCCGCAACGGGTACGGGTATGCGGTCCTCAGGCGCTGCCCAGGAGCGCCAGGAACGCCGCCTCGTCGAGGATCGGGACGTCGAGCTTCTTCGCCTTCGCGAGCTTCGACCCGGGATCGGCGCCGGCGACGACATAGCTCGTGGTCTTGCCGACGCTCCCGGAGACGCGGCCGCCGGCGCGCAGGATGCGGTTTTCGGCCTCGCCGCGCGTCAGCGACGCGAGGCCGCCGGTGAGGACGAAGGTCTTGCCGGCGAGGGCGCCGCTCGGGGCCGCGGGCGCTCGAGGCACGACGCCGGCGTCGAGCAGGTGAGCGACCACCGCCGCGTTCTTCGGGTCGTCGGCGAAGGCGCGGACGCTCTTCGCCACCTCGGGGCCGATGCCCTGCACCTCGAGGAGCGTCGCCTCGTCGGCCGCCAGCACGGCACGCACGTCGCGGAAATGCCCGGCGAGGACGCGCGCGAGGTGCTCGCCGACGTGGCGGATCCCGAGTGCGTAGAGGAAGCGGTCGAGCTCGGGCCGCGTGCTCGCCGCGATCGCGTTCGTGAGGTTCGTCGCCGACTTCTCCGCCATGCGCTCGAGACCCGCGAAGGTCGCCGTCTCGATGCGGTAGAGGTCGGCGAAGTCACGCACGAGCTCCTGCTCGACGAGCTGGTCCACCAGCTTCTCGCCGAGCCCGTCGATGTCCATGGCGCCGCGCGACGCGAAGTGGCGGAGGCGCGATTTCAGCTGCGCGGGGCAGGCGGCGTTGATGCAGCGGTACGCCGCCTCGCCCTCCTCGCGGACGACATGGCCGCCGCAGCCCGCGACCGGGCACGTGACCGGCATCTTGAACTTCCGCGGCCGTCCGACGCGTTGCTCCTTCACGACGCGCACCACGTACGGGATGACGTCGCCGGCGCGCTCGATCACGACGGTGTCGCCCTTGCGGACGTCCTTGCGCTCGATCTCGTCCATGTTGTGGAGCGAGGCGTTCCGGATGGTGACGCCGCCGACCACGACCGGCTCGAGCTCGGCGACCGGCGTCAGGGTGCCGAGCCGGCCGACCGACGCGACGATGTCGAGGACGCGCGTCTCGGCCTGCTGCGCCTTGAACTTGTAGGCGATCGCCCAGCGCGGCGAGCGCGACACCTGGCCGAGGATCTCCTGCCGCCGGAGGTCATCGACCTTCAACACCATGCCGTCGATCTCGTAGGGCAGGGTGTCGCGGGTCGCGACGAGCGTGGCGTACTGACTGAGCGCGGTCGCGAGGTCGGGACAGCGGCGATTCAGGGGGTTGGTCTGGAGGCCCCACTGCGCGAGAGCACCGAGGAGGTCCCAGTGGGTCGCGAAGCTCGCGCCGTCGATCGCGCCGGCGCTGTGACAGAAGATCTCGAGCGGGCGGCTGGCGGTGATCGCCGGGTCGAGCTGGCGGAGCGAGCCCGCCGCGGCGTTCCGCGGATTCGCGAAGATCGGTTCGCCGCGCTCGGCCCGCTCGGCGTTCAGCTTCTGGAAGCCGGCGCGGGGCAGGATGATCTCGCCGCGCACCTCGAGCCGTGCGGGGATCTTCGGCGCCTGTGCGGAGGCGCGCTCCAAACGATGCGGGACGGTCGGAATCGTCTTCAGGTTCACCGTCACGTCCTCGCCGGTCGTGCCGTCGCCGCGCGTCGAGCCGACCACCAGGCGGCCGTGCTCGTAGACGAGCTCGATCGCGAGCCCGTCGAGCTTCGGCTCGGCGACGTAGCCGACCTCGGCGTCGTCGGCGAGCTCGAGGATGCGGCGGACGCGTCCTTCGAACTCGCGCACGTCCTCCTCGGCCATGGCGTTGGCGAGCGAGAGCATGGGAGTGGTGTGCCGAACCGGCTTGAAGCGCTCGGCCGGCGTCGCGCCCACGCGCTGGGTCGGGGAGTCGGCGCTCCGGAGCTCGGGATGCCCCGCTTCGAGCTCCTGGAGGCGGCGGAAGAGCGCGTCGTACTCGGCGTCGGTGAGCTCGGGGGCGTCGTGTCCGTAATAGAGGCGATTGTGGTGCTCGATCTCGCGGCGGAGCGAGGCGATTTCCTCGTGCGGCGGCGTCGCGCGGGGTGGCATGCGGGCAGGCAGTCTACGGTCGCGCCGTACGCGCCGCAACGACGGCCGCCCTCGCGCGCGGTCGGGGAGTGAAATTGAACGTCGGAGTCGACCTGTATACGGTCGTACCGTGACCCTCGCACACGCGCGTCCGGGTGAACGGCTGATCGTGGAGAAGGTGGGCGGCGAGCGCTCGTTTCGCCGCCGGCTCCTGGAACTCGGGTTCGTGCCGGGGACCCCGGTCGAGCTGATCGGGGTGGCGCCCCTCGGCGACCCCCTCGAGCTCCTCATGCGCGGGTGCAGCCTGTCGATCCGCCGCGGCGAGGCCCTCTGGGTCTCGGTGCGGCGGGCCGCCGGCTCCGCCGGAGGGTGCTGCGACGCCCCGGCACCGGAGGCGGCCGCGCCGCCGTGCGGGTCGTGCGGTCGGCAATGAGCGGGGTCGGAGCGGTCGACCGTCCCGGCCCCGGTGCCGCGGCCCACCCGCCGCCGGGGGAGCGCCACGGCGCCGGCCGCCCGCTCGTGGTCGTCGTCGGCAATCCGAACGTCGGCAAGACCACGCTGTTCAACCGCCTTGCCGGCACGAGCGGCCGGGTCGGGAACTACGCCGGGGTCACGGTCGAGCGCCGTCCCGGGACGCTCCGGCTCGGGGGCGCCGGCGAGGACGTCGCGCTCCTCGATCTCCCGGGCTGCTACTCGCTCAGCGCGCGCTCGGCGGAGGAGCAGATCGCGATCAACGCGGTGCTCGGCCTCGCCGGCAATCCGACGCCGACGCTCGCGCTCGTGGTGGTCGACGCGGGCCAGCTCATCCGCAACCTCTACCTCGTGCTGCAGCTCGTCGAGCTCGAGGTGCCGCTCGTCATCGCCCTCAACATGATCGACGAGGTCGAGGACGAGCCGCCGTCGGCGCCGGCGATCGCGCGGCTCTTCGGGGTGCCGGTCGTCTCGACGAGCGCGCGTCAGGGCGACGGCCTCGATGAGTTGGCCGCGCGCCTGCGCGAGTGCGTCCGCCGTCCGCCGCGCGGGCGCGTGGCGATCGACTATCCGCCCGCGCTCCGGCGCGACCTCGCCACGGTGGTCGCGGCGCTGCCGCCTGCGCTCCGCGTGTCCCCGGGGCGCGATCAGGCGCTCGCGCTCTGGGCTCTCACCAGCGTCGACGAGCACGACGAGCTCCGCGACGTCGACCCGAGCGTGCGCGCGGCCTGCCTCGGCGTCCGGCGCGACGCCGGCGCGCGCGACCTCGACGACGAGGTGATCGCGACGCGCTACGCCTTCCTCGACCGGCACGCGCCCGACCTGCACGCGCGGGTCGATCAGCATCTCCGCAAGCGCGCGGCCTCTGAGCGCATCGACCGTGTGCTGTTGCATCCCGTGTGGGGGTTCGCGGTGTTCGTCCTGGTCATGCTCGTGCTCTTCCAGGCGCTCTTCTCCTGGGCGAATCCCGCCATCACGCTCGTCGAGGATGCGACCGCCTGGCTGCAGGCGCAGATGGCGGCGCATCTGCCGGAAGGGCTCGTGAGCGACCTCCTGCGCGAGGGCGTGGTGGGCGGCGTCGGCAACGTCATCGTCTTCCTGCCGCAGATCCTGCTCCTCTTCTTCTTCATCTCGCTCCTCGAGGATTCGGGCTACATGGCGCGGATCGCGTTCCTGATGGACCGCATCATGAAGGGGCTCGGGCTCCACGGCCGCGCTTTCGTGCCGATGCTCTCCGGATTCGCCTGCGCCGTGCCGGCGATCCTCGCCACCCGGACCATGGAGCGGCAGCGCGACCGCCTCCTCACGATGATGGTGATCCCGCTCATGACCTGCTCGGCGCGCCTGCCGGTCTATACGCTCATCATCGCCGCGCTCTTCCCGCCCACGGTCGGCTGGGTGCCCGTGCAGGGGCTGCTCATGGTGGCGATGTACCTCTTTTCGATCCTGGTGACGCTCGTCGCGGCGGCGGTGCTCGGGCGGACGGTGATCCGCGGGGAGCACGCGCCGCCGATCCTCGAGCTGCCGCCCTATCGGCTCCCCGATCCGCGCAGCACGCTCCGGATGATGGTCGAGCGCGCCGGCGTCTTTCTGCGCGAGGCCGGCACGATGATCCTCGTCTGCACGATCGTGCTGTGGGTGCTGCTCTCGTTTCCGCGTCCGGCGGCGCCGCCGGGCGGCGAGCCGACCGAGGCCGCACGCCAGCAGGCGCTCGCCGAGAGCTACGGCGGACGGCTCGGACGCGCGATCGAACCGGCGCTCGCGCCGCTCGGCTTCGACTGGAAGATCGGCGTCGGCATCATCGGTGCCTTCGCGGCGCGCGAGGTGTTCGTGTCGACGCTCGGTCTCGTCTACGGCGTCGGCGAGCAGGACGACGAGGCGCTCCCGCTGCGCCAGCGCATCCACGCGGAGCGGCGGCCGGACGGACGCCCGGTGTACACCCCGCTCGTCGGGCTCTCGCTCATGGTGTTCTTCGCGCTCGCCTGCCAGTGCATGAGCACGCTCTCCGTGACCCGCCGCGAGACCCGCAGCTGGCGCTGGCCCGCGTTCATGTTCCTCTACATGACCGCGCTCGCCTGGACGGCGAGCTTCGTCGTCTACCAGGGCGGCCGGCTGCTCGGGCTCTGAGGTTCCCGGGAACGTCGCCGAAGCCTCGATCGCCTCGCGGGCGAGAGTCGTTGCCGGGGGATGCACCGGTCCCTGCTGAACGGTCGAGAGCGCCGGCTCGGTTGGCAGGCGTCTACGCGAGCAGGAGGAATCTCCACCGGGCTGTTCGCTGGGGCGAGTTGACAGTATGGCGCGTATCGCCCGCTCTCAGCGGCGACGCGATTCCCCGAACGCATACGACAGGCCGGTTTCGGCGGGCGCGGTCGGTGGACGAATCAGGGCGCCGGTGCGACGCTCTCCACGGACGTCGGGAGGCAGACGAAGGCCAGCTTCGTCGTGCTCACCTCTGCTGGCCCCGGAAATTGGTTGCCCGGACCGAGGTAGATGCCCGTACCGGCCTGGACGCGGCGTTTCTCGTGTCGCGCCTGGGCGGGGTCGATCGTCGCGTCGAGGGTTGCGCCCGCGAGCATCGCCGCCGGCGCATGCGTGAACCGCTTTGCGAGCTTCGCCTTGTAGCAGAGCAGGCTCGTCGCCGTCCGTGCCGCCGAAGGAACGACGACCGCGCTCGACTCGCGCGGGGGCACGACCGCCGCAGTGTCGACAGGGTTGCAGAGGAGCCGCGGCTTCCCGACGTTCACGAGACAGGCCCCGGCGACGGGAGTCCCCGGGAAGCTCGGAGTTCCTTCCTCGTTGAGGGCGCAGTCGTCGAAGAGGCCACCCCGGAAATACGTCTGCAGATCGGTGTCGAAGCGGCCGATCCCGGAACCGACGGTCGTCTCGGGTGTCTGCGCCGTTACATCCTTTGTCACCTGCACGCTGTAGCAAGCGCGGTGCGTCGCGTCCGGAGCCGCGGGCGGCGCGCTCGCCAGGCTCGCCGTCGCCGGAACGACCACGTGGGCGAGCTTCTTCGAGACGATCGCAATCGTC of Deltaproteobacteria bacterium contains these proteins:
- the ligA gene encoding NAD-dependent DNA ligase LigA; this encodes MPPRATPPHEEIASLRREIEHHNRLYYGHDAPELTDAEYDALFRRLQELEAGHPELRSADSPTQRVGATPAERFKPVRHTTPMLSLANAMAEEDVREFEGRVRRILELADDAEVGYVAEPKLDGLAIELVYEHGRLVVGSTRGDGTTGEDVTVNLKTIPTVPHRLERASAQAPKIPARLEVRGEIILPRAGFQKLNAERAERGEPIFANPRNAAAGSLRQLDPAITASRPLEIFCHSAGAIDGASFATHWDLLGALAQWGLQTNPLNRRCPDLATALSQYATLVATRDTLPYEIDGMVLKVDDLRRQEILGQVSRSPRWAIAYKFKAQQAETRVLDIVASVGRLGTLTPVAELEPVVVGGVTIRNASLHNMDEIERKDVRKGDTVVIERAGDVIPYVVRVVKEQRVGRPRKFKMPVTCPVAGCGGHVVREEGEAAYRCINAACPAQLKSRLRHFASRGAMDIDGLGEKLVDQLVEQELVRDFADLYRIETATFAGLERMAEKSATNLTNAIAASTRPELDRFLYALGIRHVGEHLARVLAGHFRDVRAVLAADEATLLEVQGIGPEVAKSVRAFADDPKNAAVVAHLLDAGVVPRAPAAPSGALAGKTFVLTGGLASLTRGEAENRILRAGGRVSGSVGKTTSYVVAGADPGSKLAKAKKLDVPILDEAAFLALLGSA
- a CDS encoding ferrous iron transport protein A is translated as MRAGSLRSRRTRRNDGRPRARSGSEIERRSRPVYGRTVTLAHARPGERLIVEKVGGERSFRRRLLELGFVPGTPVELIGVAPLGDPLELLMRGCSLSIRRGEALWVSVRRAAGSAGGCCDAPAPEAAAPPCGSCGRQ
- the feoB gene encoding ferrous iron transport protein B; this encodes MSGVGAVDRPGPGAAAHPPPGERHGAGRPLVVVVGNPNVGKTTLFNRLAGTSGRVGNYAGVTVERRPGTLRLGGAGEDVALLDLPGCYSLSARSAEEQIAINAVLGLAGNPTPTLALVVVDAGQLIRNLYLVLQLVELEVPLVIALNMIDEVEDEPPSAPAIARLFGVPVVSTSARQGDGLDELAARLRECVRRPPRGRVAIDYPPALRRDLATVVAALPPALRVSPGRDQALALWALTSVDEHDELRDVDPSVRAACLGVRRDAGARDLDDEVIATRYAFLDRHAPDLHARVDQHLRKRAASERIDRVLLHPVWGFAVFVLVMLVLFQALFSWANPAITLVEDATAWLQAQMAAHLPEGLVSDLLREGVVGGVGNVIVFLPQILLLFFFISLLEDSGYMARIAFLMDRIMKGLGLHGRAFVPMLSGFACAVPAILATRTMERQRDRLLTMMVIPLMTCSARLPVYTLIIAALFPPTVGWVPVQGLLMVAMYLFSILVTLVAAAVLGRTVIRGEHAPPILELPPYRLPDPRSTLRMMVERAGVFLREAGTMILVCTIVLWVLLSFPRPAAPPGGEPTEAARQQALAESYGGRLGRAIEPALAPLGFDWKIGVGIIGAFAAREVFVSTLGLVYGVGEQDDEALPLRQRIHAERRPDGRPVYTPLVGLSLMVFFALACQCMSTLSVTRRETRSWRWPAFMFLYMTALAWTASFVVYQGGRLLGL